TTCCTCTGTAATTAGAAACTTCATTTAATGCGCCCTTCTTGTGTATAGGAAAGATTACGGTTCTTATAATTGCTTCATCGATGTCTCCGTGTGTATATATGTGATTGTATACCTGGGcaagtttttgtagaaaattatctGTGGAATTAATGAAAAACTCGTAAGGGATTCTGTCTTCACCTGGGGCTTTGTTTAATTTGACTGAAGATAGGATGGATTTGATTTCTGCTACTGTTATGTCAGCgtccaacaaaaaattgttcgttagCATTGGGGCGTAATAAATAATCTGTGCATTCTGCTCGGGATTCAACAATGTCCGAAAATAGTTTGATAGTGTCTTTGCATCTACTTGTGGACTAATTTGGGTACTTTGGTTACCTATTTCTTTCGCCAGTGTCCACCATTCCTCGCCATTGTGGATACAATTAAGTTTTCTTGTAATTGCATCATAGTACATTTGTTTGCTTGATTCGCAAATTAATTTGTATTCCTTTTGGGCCTTTAAATATGTAGATTTATCCGCTTcattatttgtttttctgaaTTTGTGCAAGCTTGCAAAAACCTTTTTCCTAGCCCAGTGGCATCTATCGTTAAACCACTTATTTTTCTTAGTGTAAGTTGGTGTAATTTGTACTTTTGTTGCTGATTTAATTATTACATCCGTTAGATGCTTTAATGTGAGGGTTTCATTTACGATTGACATCTCTTGAAGGTTCCTATTCAAGTTGCATTGATAATTATTCCTTTCGGATTCTTTCCACATAAGTTTTGGCAGTAATTTGAGTTTATTTGCATTGTTTCCCCAGAAATCAAGTTTGAGAGTTAGAACTATTGGCATGTgatctgaccaaattttgtctTCCACTGTGAAATCTTCTACGCTTTGTAAGAGAGATTGAGATATTGAGCAGATATCGTTGACAGACTTTCCCGCATAActgataaaagtaaaattacctTCCTCGTCTCCCTTCGTTTGCCCATTCAAAATAATCATATTGTTTTCATTACAAAATTCAGTGTATGTACGTCCTCTCCCATTACAAACTTTGTCTTTAGAACTACGTCTGGCCAAACCTGATGGGAACTTTTCCATGAATAATGGTATAATTTCTTGTTGGAGTTCACCTATTCTTATGTTAATATCTCCTATAAGTGCCACAGACTCATGCTTTGTTATGTCCAAaagttgcttgacattttcgaaGTCTTTTGCCCAATTAGCACTTCTCAAATATAGTGGGACAATAAATGCATTAAATTCTCCTAAACATATTTCAACGGCGATAAATCCATtaatacttttaattttataccTCACATTTTTTGTAGTAATATTTCGTTTTACTCCAAGCATAACTCCTCCAATCGCCCGTCCAAATCGACAACTTCTATCTATTATATATATGATTGAATGGTGtacattatttatttgaaattgattGGGGTACATATTTTTCTGTTGCTGACTGTATATAGATCAACTCATAActtcacaaaaaatatgtatatactttCTATGCCTTCCAGTTAGTTTTTGAATGAATGCACTTTTAGAACGTGTAATTTCTCATAATCTTGTTTATTGGGTAATGCCCTATCGacagcagggatggaaaatagaattttgtaagaaagtacaaaaaaggtatgttttTGAGCAAaacagtacttttcactaaattttaacaaaaattccataggatgattattgtcaagagcacctttaaac
This is a stretch of genomic DNA from Haematobia irritans isolate KBUSLIRL chromosome 4, ASM5000362v1, whole genome shotgun sequence. It encodes these proteins:
- the LOC142235800 gene encoding uncharacterized protein LOC142235800 produces the protein MLGVKRNITTKNVRYKIKSINGFIAVEICLGEFNAFIVPLYLRSANWAKDFENVKQLLDITKHESVALIGDINIRIGELQQEIIPLFMEKFPSGLARRSSKDKVCNGRGRTYTEFCNENNMIILNGQTKGDEEGNFTFISYAGKSVNDICSISQSLLQSVEDFTVEDKIWSDHMPIVLTLKLDFWGNNANKLKLLPKLMWKESERNNYQCNLNRNLQEMSIVNETLTLKHLTDVIIKSATKVQITPTYTKKNKWFNDRCHWARKKVFASLHKFRKTNNEADKSTYLKAQKEYKLICESSKQMYYDAITRKLNCIHNGEEWWTLAKEIGNQSTQISPQVDAKTLSNYFRTLLNPEQNAQIIYYAPMLTNNFLLDADITVAEIKSILSSVKLNKAPGEDRIPYEFFINSTDNFLQKLAQVYNHIYTHGDIDEAIIRTVIFPIHKKGALNEVSNYRGISFINCVAKIFMGILNERLFNWAEEEKVLSEYQAGFRRGYSTTDNLYTLASIVHLKLAEKKKVYAFFVDFKAAFDMVCRRLMIYKMHQLGISYKFVRMINNIYENTLSAVWTGEELSDYFETTSGVKQGCLLSPLLFALYMNDIHDALRGGVIIDDINIRVLLYADDIVIIAEERSELQSMIQNLEHYCNDWNLTVNTNKSKILVFRKGGKLSEHERWTYRGEEIEVVSEYKYLGVIITPQMKFRSHIRNRNIQSKSAIKTTWKNFLQKDNINLWQKWNLYQAVCRSIQSYAAQIWGYGNFEEVDKLQRYFLKKVLHLPDTTPNYALAIETGLEEGHLYTLNLHLNYIKRTLFKYHQERLPCRMTKIIIQKNLFWAKDINNMLREIDQQPISMSATVSFGYTKWSLLQSNFGLMSATVSFGYTKWSLLQSNFGLVIHNNT